GGTTCAACCCCAAAATTGAaagcattcaaatttcaaacataCACAACATATTTTCCAAACATATTCAAGCCTAAAATTCAAAccattaaaatatcaaatatacacgaacatatttttcaaacatattcaagcctaaaattcaaaacattcaaatatcaaacatacacaaacatatttttcaaacatattcaagcctaaaattcaaaacattcaaatatcaaacatacataaacatatttctcaaacatattatttactaatttcaagcatacttttcaaaaatatcaaatGGCCAAACAAGAGAATGAAAGGAAATTTTTACGAGCACCGACTTGAACTTTGAAGTCTTGAAAGTTGAACGGATAGATCTCGCCTCTCGAAATAGCacaaatttgtttttttcaaaagaaaaacaacacagaAGTTAGAAcaatcaaaatatagaaaaaaaaaacaaagactcATTATCTAAACAAAGTTCAAGCCGAAAGTGTCTTTCACCTGAAAGTTGCGGACGGATGTGGAGCTGAGGCTGGAGACGGACGAGTCTTCACCTGAAATGGCGCCAAACAGATGGACGCTGACTCGCGGAGGTTGGACGCGGATGGAGGGATTTCGATTTAGTGCAGTTGCAGTAGATTTTTTAATGACAACGAGCACGGGCGGAGGGATTTCGATTTAGTGTAATTGCAGGTTGGACGCGAACGGAGGCGGGCGGACGCAGAGGCTAGAGCAGACGTGGATGGATGGAGGCTGGAGCGAACACGTCTTCACGACTTCAATCTTTAACGGCTGAAGACTCAACGCAACAGTTAGAGGGATTTAGGGATTTAGGGATTTTTCTGTAAACCCTGAACTCTAGGttcctagataagcatgcttagccaaaggaatgttatattatatattttctttcttatttttattaaagtagtaattcatggttatttataggaaatatgatggaagggaaggaaaaacacatTAGGTGGGGGTAacgtggcggttaatccttAAACTTGGGAGGCTGGGAAGTGTTTTTTGGAAGaacttcaaaagcttggttCGGCAGTTGACATGAAAAATTTTAGTGAATTCGGTGCCATTCGAAAACTGAGAGAATCTAGGTTGCGAGATTGTCTTGCTGGAGGAAGATTTCAGGAGGAGAAGAACAATGagtgaagaaaataaagagaagGCAGAATCTCGAATTTAACCAGGgccgaggtgaagattggaagtttcaagccaaactataaggaatgttgggctgaaattttaaggtaaggaagttaactcaattctaaacaagtttgtagaaggaagtttcttgaaaagagctctgaatttttgaagttataacaGGAAATTGGTGCATAAGCAAACAGCTGCTTGTGAAAAACAATCAAGCAGTTCATCGTGGAGAATTATAGTGAGATGtgggcatgaggatctcgcttataaaggaaatctcgctgattttgtaaggaggatctcgctctagagggaaatctcgctaagaattgggctgagtatcgttggtaaggtgagtatcacTAAGGTGAAAATTtgacaggaaaagcttgatctagCTCTAGGGGATCTCGcccatgaggatctcgctcatgaggaagatctcgctcatgaggatctcgctcatggggatctcgctagtaagACTGTCTGTGTTAatgaaagttcctttaataaatgaattatttgaggtattttactaggaattctaagtatttaatcgggaattatatcttttcaggccaagaagagctaggggaaACGTATAAACCCTTAAGAGCCTGACGagcggtgagtgactaagtaaacttaaggtttccaatactcatgcatatatgatcaagtaaagcacagtggcattaatgatgaatttatacttcctcaagcaacaaatgtttggagaataacttaacgcatgtttcccggcttgtatgtgtgtaacacaggccaaggtatgttgtgtaaccattacaaaagctatgtttctgcttttgatatatgcttcctaagggaaggctatgagagaatgagtttgTGTGTAAATACTAAccaatggaacttaatttgatgttacaaaatacacatttgatactgaaggacgtttgagaaggtatctaaccaatttggtaccgaaggacatttgagaaggtacctgaccaatttgatatcgaaggacatttgagaaggtatctggccaatttgataccgaagggcATATGAGAAGGAAtcatagtagctcgatactgaaggacaaatttgagaaggtatctgagcagaagtacctaaaatatgatggtacttagtatggccacgtgcacgttggcagttatgaatgagagaccgaagtatgggtctcttagtcggtaataaacgtttgggagctagagcgtttaGACTCGTTTTCAACTAGGAAATAATAgtgtttaatgatgtctgagaatggtttaaagctacatctagagacaattgcttgagtttactcattggtatatttacatgtttatagtgacgCTATGCTTGTTGCTttatgattctatagtcactcactgggcttttagctcacagaatttctgtgttttcccttttcaggtagcggtcagtttcctcaagattgatcctgctgctgcttgccaccgaaagactcggcttattaaaagacttaggttgatgatctgtttatgtacacatattttgagagggactagggcttctgTAGGAGTGTTTGGGTCACCTGTATGTCTTGGctgtatgcatgtatttatggAATCTTTGTAGAATCTTAAGGGAGGTTTGCTGTTTGCGTATATTACTAATGTCTCAaacaggttggtatttagattagaaggcttgaGGGTGGTGAGTGCTAgtagtagggctagtaactaccacggtcatatcctcttccagaataaaagggtaatctggaaGGGGGTTtgacattttcattttcaacagTAGCAGTAAACTTTTAGGGATTTAGTATTTTGGAGAAAGGAAGAAGGAGAGGAAAAGATTTTtgggccttttttttttttttttttaattttgggtttttggactttttactttttcattttgggtctttttatatatatatatataaattcgaaGTCGGAGATTAATCGGGGTCGGGATCGGGGCGGGAATACTATCCCCGTCCCCAGACGGGGCTCTGAATAAATTCTCcagtttgaccccatccccggtCAAACCGGGGAATCCCCAACCCGCGGGGACAGCAGgtttttttgccaaccctaatgAGAATGAAGCATGAGATTTTGTTTCCTCTTTCAGTTGCACCATGGACTAACCTCCACCCTTCTATTCCTAAGAGAAACCATTATAGGGGAGTCAACTATGACACGATCTCTATATAAAAATGGCCACTTTCCTGGGAATTTTTAACTTCCACAATCTTTTCCACCAACCCAAACATGGATCTGAACACGATCCATAGGCCAACATACGATCAAGAACAGCACATTGCAACTACTATTGACAGAATATACCCCAGATTTAATACCCTGTTTGCAACAAGAGtttataaatagaaataaaGTAGTACTgaaaattatttcatttaacTGACTTCTTCATGAAACAGACCCAACACCCATTTCAAGAACAAAATGAGGAAAGAGAGTGAGAAACATTTTCCTTCACTCCAATGGAAATGGTTGTAAATAAATATTACAAAACAAAATCACCAGTTTCAGCTTGTATGTATACTTGTTGCAAAATCGTTTAGATCTGCAATTAACATATCCTGTTGGCGTTGATGGAAACAATGGGACCTGTCTGGTCATTGGTGGTTGTTGAGAATTCGCTTGATGCTTTGTCTGGAAAATCACTTGTTAGGAGAAATGGCTTGAGACTTTGTCTAACACTTTAACCATCGAAATCGGTAGTAGCAAGTGGCAACTCAAATTATCTGACCCTCTTTCTTTCTCTGCTTTTGCATTTCAGCACTGCAACAGAAGAAAGGAAGAGACAGAATCTGGATAACAATTAGCCTGCAATAATATGTTGAAATATGGGGAAATTATGAGTAAACTGTATGTAGAAATGACAAGTCCTTACATTCTAAGAAATGGTATCTTTTATCCATGTTAGCTTTTTTCTATTAATAGAAACAATGATATTTGCAAGTAGATTAAGGTGTaagttatttattataattaatatttatatttttctaatgtCTAACACCAGGTTTtttgtaaaattgttgaaaaagtTTGTTTGCAAGCGAAAAATATGCAATTTTCTAGAAATCAGTGTCGAAATAAATAGCTTGCGTACGTGAGACCTTGAATGCAATGATAACAGGTGACTAAGAGTTTAATACAGGGGTGAGAAGTAAATGAGGCTCAGTGAGTTCATTTCTAATAATACTGGTGAGGGTCAGGGAGACGCAATTATGTTAGTGAGTTCAAATCCACAACTGGGAGATGTTCTCCAACTGGATTTTACGGCTTTTGATTCGACTTTGTTTCTTATAACAACCACCCCCCCCCACCACAATCAGATCATTTAATTTAGTCCCCAAATGTTGTGTCTACCATCACCAATATTATTACATAAGCACTACACAAACATTCATTTGTAACAATAGGAAAAAGATGATATGTGGAGCTCACGTtcgaaattattatttttacattcaATCATGTTCTATACTAAGATCATGCCTAAACAGACCAGCAACACCAGGAAGACAAGCCAACATGGGGAAATGATAACCACAAAggctgaaaagaaagcagaCCTCCAAAACTTCATCTCCATATCTCTGAATAGTCCCTCCAGCAAAGATAGGAGTTTTGAACAGCAGGGCATCATTTAGCCGAGATTTCTCAATCACATAATGGCTCCTTGACTAGTAAATTCATTTTCTCCTGTAGAAATTTTAGAACATCTTCTCTCCCTTCCTTAATTAATAAATGTCTCAACCTTCCGAATGTGACACCAGAAGGTCGAATTCCCTTCTCTATCATCTCTTCTATCAACACACAAGCTTGTGTAGCATTGCCTATCTGACACAGTCCATTAATAAGAACAGAAAATGTGTGCATGCTTGGAACAAACTGCTTCTTCTTCATATACTTCCAAACTTTAAGAGCCATATCAAGCTCCTTCCTCCCACAAAACATTTTTATGATCATGGTATAGGAATCTACATCTGGTTCGCACACTTTGACCATTCTACGAAAGATCCTAAATGCCTCATCTGTCTCACCACTGCCTATTAAGCTGTTTATAATGATGTTGCAAGTCCTTGAATTGGGGTTAACACCCTTTAAGTCCATATCCTTCAACACCCTATAGACATTCTTAATCTTGTTTGCTTTACAGAAAGCAGTGATTAAAGCATTATATGCTGCCACATCAGCCATAACTCCATTTCTTTCCATCTCCAAGAATGTAGAGACTGCATCCTCAATTCGATTTTCAATGCCATACGTATGTACCAAAACACTATAGACAAATGATGATGGTTTATAATTATTAGAATCCATTTCTTTTACAATCCCAACTGCTTCGTCGACTCTTCCAGCCTTGCAAAGAATGTCAACCATAATGCTATATGTTACTATGTCGGGAAGGCAGCCACTATCCAGCATTTCTCTATAAATCTCCCTTGCTTTTGGAAGATTTGGAGCCCTACCCCATCCTTCAATGAGTATGCTGTAAGTTTTTGAGTCAGGAACAAATTGGTCCTTCATATTGTCAAAAATTTCCTGAGCCTTCCTCACATTCTTGGATTTGCACAGAGCACTAAGCAATCCATTAAATGCAGCTACATTTggtttcatattatatttttccatGACATTAAATGTATAAACTGCTTCCTCTACTTTCTGAGCTCTAGCATACTTTCTCATGATAATACAAAAGGTCTCAACATTTAGAATCTCCTTATTCCTCATGACATTCACGAGATCCCACACCATCTGGTACTGCCTAATCTTAGCTAAAGATTCAATCATAGAGTGGTAAGCCCTCACACTATGGACATAGTTTCGCTGCTTGGAAGCCCATTCAAAGAACCTATAAGCTAACATGCCAGCATTCTCAAATCTTTTTAGAACAGCCTCAACTATCTCTGGTGAAATCCTAATCCCATTTAGGTCAAGGGCAGTCTCAAGTGCCAGCGTTTGGCACGTCATCATGGTTTTACAGATACTTTTGATTGAATCCGACACCGTATCAGTTTGTTCACCAGAACTGTACAACCTAGCTAGCAATCTACATAGTGTAAGTTTACTTCTCCCATGGCTACAAATTCTCATCATGGTACCCAGAATCAAACTTCACCTCGATCAATGTCAATCACATGAAAACAACTACGGATGCAATTATAGAAGAAACCACCATTTAAGAAGCTGCAGAGCCTCTTAATCGGATAGTTGCAAAACAGACTATGCGTATTCCCAAACCGAACTATTGCTGGAttgaataattttataaatccaTCAAACGAGTGAGTGTAGAATTAAGtaactaaaacataaaatggCTAGTGTTGCACCgttgttattttctttctcGCTCCTCTAGAAGAACGAAACGATGGTGGCGTGAGCGAACAAAATGGTATCTGACGGCACATTTGCATTCGAAACCGGTGGTTCGAATTTACATTTACATCGTGGAAGGAATGTGGAAACTACTTACCTCAATCGATAATACTATAATTATCAACTCGAAAATCCACTTCGTTGAACAAACATCAACGCTTAGAAAGCCTAAACAATAAACACAATGTTTAGGTGTTAGAACTTAGTTCAACAACCATAATCGGCATCGAAAGACTTTTCAACAAGAATATTCTTAACCAAAATCCACTATAAACCTCAATTAATCATTTTGAATTAGTCCAAGGCTACAACCAACAACCTCTAATAAGTCACATACTGCTCTCACATATAGTCCGAACTAGTCCGAAATGTGTTCAACCTTGCTGAACCTTAACCGAATACTTAGAAATTAACACAAACACAACAAAAAACGAACTCCAAGAGTTCAGAATAATATTCAAACAGTGAAATCCAATTCGAAAAGGAAATTAAAGCTATAATCCTTACCGACTCTTACCGAAAAGGATGCGTGGATGCCTGCTTGTATCAAAGTGAGTTCGTGTGGGTCGTCACCGTCCGAGGCTCGTCAACTGCAGCTTGTGGAGGTCGCCGGCGAGGAAGATTGAAGGAGGGGATAAAGATGGAGGCTAGGGCAACCgtcttttccttctcttttcttcttcttcttttttttttccaa
This genomic window from Benincasa hispida cultivar B227 chromosome 4, ASM972705v1, whole genome shotgun sequence contains:
- the LOC120075687 gene encoding pentatricopeptide repeat-containing protein At1g77360, mitochondrial, with amino-acid sequence MMRICSHGRSKLTLCRLLARLYSSGEQTDTVSDSIKSICKTMMTCQTLALETALDLNGIRISPEIVEAVLKRFENAGMLAYRFFEWASKQRNYVHSVRAYHSMIESLAKIRQYQMVWDLVNVMRNKEILNVETFCIIMRKYARAQKVEEAVYTFNVMEKYNMKPNVAAFNGLLSALCKSKNVRKAQEIFDNMKDQFVPDSKTYSILIEGWGRAPNLPKAREIYREMLDSGCLPDIVTYSIMVDILCKAGRVDEAVGIVKEMDSNNYKPSSFVYSVLVHTYGIENRIEDAVSTFLEMERNGVMADVAAYNALITAFCKANKIKNVYRVLKDMDLKGVNPNSRTCNIIINSLIGSGETDEAFRIFRRMVKVCEPDVDSYTMIIKMFCGRKELDMALKVWKYMKKKQFVPSMHTFSVLINGLCQIGNATQACVLIEEMIEKGIRPSGVTFGRLRHLLIKEGREDVLKFLQEKMNLLVKEPLCD